In Rhodococcus rhodochrous, a single genomic region encodes these proteins:
- a CDS encoding tautomerase family protein gives MPLIQISQTPGLSDEQKAEVISAVTRAYAEASGKNPSSVWVTITEVPRENWGVGGTPLG, from the coding sequence ATGCCTCTCATCCAGATCAGTCAGACGCCGGGCCTGTCCGACGAGCAGAAGGCCGAGGTGATCTCCGCGGTCACCCGCGCGTACGCCGAGGCCTCGGGCAAGAATCCGTCGTCGGTGTGGGTGACGATCACCGAGGTGCCCCGCGAGAACTGGGGCGTGGGCGGAACTCCGCTCGGCTGA